The following are from one region of the Amylibacter sp. IMCC11727 genome:
- the rsmD gene encoding 16S rRNA (guanine(966)-N(2))-methyltransferase RsmD: MRIISGRFKGTALASVGKGDAGAHLRPTTDRVRESIFNLLVNGGYGDPISDVRVLDLFAGTGALGFEALSRGAKWVQFVDDGRKAASLISENAKMLRVQGEVKLARRDARKLGAWEGEPFGLVFLDPPYGKAMGEGALAAALAGGWLSDDALVVWEENREQACPDGFSMLDARKYGDTWVHILEVV; encoded by the coding sequence ATGCGGATCATCTCTGGCCGGTTTAAGGGAACTGCGCTGGCATCGGTGGGCAAGGGTGATGCGGGGGCGCATTTGCGGCCCACAACGGATCGCGTGCGCGAAAGCATTTTTAATCTGCTGGTGAATGGGGGCTATGGCGATCCGATTTCGGATGTGCGGGTGCTTGATCTGTTTGCAGGGACGGGGGCGCTGGGGTTTGAGGCGCTGTCGCGCGGGGCCAAATGGGTGCAGTTTGTGGATGATGGGCGCAAAGCGGCGTCGCTGATTTCTGAAAACGCAAAAATGTTGCGGGTTCAGGGCGAGGTGAAGCTGGCGCGGCGCGATGCGCGGAAATTGGGCGCGTGGGAAGGGGAGCCGTTTGGGCTGGTGTTTCTGGACCCACCTTATGGTAAAGCGATGGGAGAAGGTGCGCTGGCTGCGGCATTGGCGGGCGGTTGGCTGTCAGATGATGCGCTGGTGGTTTGGGAAGAGAATCGCGAGCAGGCCTGTCCAGATGGGTTTTCAATGTTGGATGCGCGAAAATATGGCGACACTTGGGTACATATTTTAGAGGTTGTTTAA
- a CDS encoding mechanosensitive ion channel domain-containing protein, translated as MGWIGDLIFNVIYAGAILVAAVWAGGVLKKFIVSYSREYEDIDETLFTFLGSIARYALLVFAGIFILARFGIQTASLVAVIGAAGLAIGLALQGTLANLAAGVMLVIFRPFKIGDFVELDGFAGTVKSVNLFTTELATPDNVQIILPNGQVFGAAIKNYSFHDTRRVDLVFGVSYGSDLKLADKILSGLVASDDRILTDPASFVKVTNLGDSSVDFTVRVWVDADDYWDVKFDLTRQAKDAFDQGGIDIPFPTTTVVRADA; from the coding sequence ATGGGTTGGATTGGCGATCTGATTTTCAATGTGATTTATGCGGGTGCGATCCTTGTGGCGGCTGTTTGGGCCGGTGGGGTGTTGAAAAAATTCATCGTGAGTTATTCGCGCGAGTATGAGGACATCGACGAGACGCTGTTCACATTTCTAGGCAGTATCGCGCGGTATGCGCTGTTGGTGTTTGCAGGCATTTTCATTCTGGCGCGATTTGGCATTCAAACCGCAAGCCTTGTGGCGGTTATCGGTGCGGCGGGTTTGGCGATTGGATTGGCATTGCAAGGCACACTGGCGAATTTGGCGGCTGGTGTGATGCTGGTGATTTTCCGCCCCTTTAAGATTGGCGATTTTGTTGAACTGGATGGATTCGCTGGCACGGTCAAAAGCGTGAACCTGTTCACAACAGAGTTGGCGACCCCTGACAACGTGCAGATTATTTTGCCCAATGGTCAGGTGTTTGGTGCTGCGATCAAAAATTATTCTTTCCATGACACGCGGCGCGTCGATCTGGTGTTTGGGGTGAGTTACGGCAGTGATTTAAAGCTGGCGGATAAAATTCTGAGCGGTTTGGTTGCATCGGATGATCGGATTTTGACGGACCCTGCGTCGTTTGTGAAAGTGACGAATTTGGGGGACAGCTCGGTTGATTTCACAGTGCGCGTTTGGGTGGATGCGGATGATTATTGGGATGTGAAGTTTGATCTGACACGGCAAGCCAAGGATGCGTTTGATCAAGGCGGGATTGATATTCCGTTCCCGACCACAACGGTGGTGCGCGCAGACGCGTAA
- a CDS encoding glycerophosphodiester phosphodiesterase family protein translates to MAHRTLHDVRIGRPENSVSGAKAAMAAGYGLEIDLQLSSDGVAMVFHDDLLQRLTRHYGKVRDHTAAQLQAMRLSHGDEGIPTFADFLQLVNGQVPLLVEIKDQDGALGPDTGDMEQAACDDLKGYDGAVALMSFNPHSVAKCAEFAPHIPRGLVTDPFLTDDWPDVDAARLAELARIPDYDRVGACFISHNVNDLDAPRVAELKSSGASVFCWTVKSAEQEADARRIVDNVTFEGYLA, encoded by the coding sequence TTGGCCCATCGCACATTGCATGATGTGCGAATAGGGCGGCCTGAGAACTCTGTTTCTGGGGCCAAAGCGGCCATGGCCGCGGGCTATGGACTAGAGATTGATTTGCAGCTGTCATCCGACGGGGTGGCGATGGTGTTTCATGACGACCTGTTGCAGCGGTTAACGCGGCATTACGGAAAAGTGCGGGATCACACGGCGGCACAACTACAAGCGATGCGTCTGAGCCATGGGGATGAGGGTATTCCGACATTTGCGGATTTTTTGCAGCTGGTAAACGGGCAAGTGCCGCTGTTGGTGGAGATCAAAGATCAGGACGGGGCGCTTGGACCTGATACGGGAGATATGGAGCAAGCCGCCTGTGACGACCTGAAGGGATATGATGGGGCGGTGGCGTTGATGTCGTTTAATCCGCATTCCGTGGCCAAATGTGCGGAGTTTGCGCCGCATATTCCGCGCGGCTTGGTGACGGATCCGTTTTTGACGGATGACTGGCCTGACGTGGATGCAGCGCGATTGGCCGAGTTGGCACGCATTCCCGACTATGATCGTGTTGGTGCGTGTTTCATTTCGCATAACGTGAATGATCTGGACGCGCCCCGTGTGGCAGAGTTGAAATCATCTGGTGCATCGGTGTTTTGCTGGACGGTGAAATCCGCAGAGCAAGAGGCCGACGCGCGACGGATTGTCGATAATGTGACGTTTGAGGGGTATTTGGCTTGA
- a CDS encoding cobalamin-independent methionine synthase II family protein, giving the protein MTKIMTSHVGSLPRTQEVVDFIFARENEQPYDQAAFDACMTAAVDETVRKQVAAGVDLVSDGETSKISYATYVKDRYTGFSGDSPRNAPADLKMFPTFLQRLADDGGTPQYARPMCTSEVTSKGQGELNKDIANLKAAMAKHGATRGFMNAASPGVISLFLQNDFYKTREDYLGALAEVMKVEYETIVAAGLDVQLDCPDLALSRHMLFSDLSDAEFVKVIEGHVDALNYALENVPQEQVRVHICWGNYEGPHCCDIDMDTVFSTLMRTKSRYVLFETSNPRHAHEWTVFRDRRAEIPDDKVLVPGVVDTTTNFIEHPELVAQRIERFVNIIGADRVVAGSDCGFGTFAGFGAVDPEIAYAKLESLSKGAEIASK; this is encoded by the coding sequence ATGACCAAGATTATGACCAGCCATGTTGGATCGTTGCCTCGCACGCAAGAGGTGGTGGATTTCATCTTTGCCCGTGAAAATGAACAGCCTTACGATCAGGCTGCGTTTGATGCCTGTATGACGGCAGCGGTGGATGAAACCGTGCGCAAACAAGTGGCGGCAGGCGTTGATCTTGTGTCCGATGGGGAAACGTCAAAGATTTCTTATGCGACCTATGTAAAGGATCGTTACACGGGGTTTTCGGGCGATAGCCCGCGCAACGCGCCTGCGGATTTGAAAATGTTCCCGACCTTTTTGCAACGACTGGCCGATGATGGGGGCACACCGCAGTACGCGCGGCCTATGTGTACATCAGAGGTCACGTCCAAGGGGCAAGGCGAGCTGAACAAGGATATCGCGAACCTGAAGGCGGCAATGGCGAAACACGGGGCAACGCGTGGGTTCATGAATGCGGCATCGCCTGGGGTTATTTCGCTGTTCTTGCAAAATGACTTTTACAAAACGCGCGAAGATTATCTGGGTGCGCTCGCCGAAGTGATGAAGGTGGAATACGAAACCATTGTGGCGGCGGGATTGGATGTGCAGCTGGATTGTCCTGATCTGGCCCTATCGCGCCATATGCTGTTTTCCGACCTGTCAGATGCAGAATTCGTGAAAGTGATTGAGGGCCACGTGGATGCGTTGAACTATGCGCTTGAAAATGTGCCGCAGGAACAGGTGCGCGTTCACATTTGTTGGGGCAACTACGAAGGGCCTCATTGCTGTGATATTGACATGGACACGGTGTTTTCGACCTTGATGCGCACAAAATCGCGGTACGTTTTGTTTGAAACTTCGAACCCGCGCCATGCCCATGAATGGACCGTGTTTCGGGATCGTCGTGCGGAAATTCCCGATGACAAAGTGTTGGTTCCAGGGGTGGTGGATACTACGACAAACTTTATCGAACACCCTGAATTGGTGGCGCAGCGGATTGAACGGTTTGTTAATATTATCGGAGCGGATCGTGTGGTGGCCGGGTCCGATTGCGGGTTTGGCACGTTTGCAGGGTTTGGGGCGGTGGACCCAGAGATTGCCTATGCAAAGCTGGAAAGCCTGTCCAAAGGCGCGGAGATTGCCAGCAAATGA
- a CDS encoding peroxiredoxin produces the protein MAIETGDALPEAKLAKMGADGPEVVDLNALGAGKKLAIFALPGAFTGTCSTAHVPSFIRTIDQFKAKGVDEVICVSVNDVFVMQEWGNQTGATEAGIHMLADGDGSFTKAMGRDFSAPPVGLIDRSKRYAMIVDDGKITALQEEENPGVCDVSGGEALLEAV, from the coding sequence ATGGCTATCGAAACAGGTGACGCGCTCCCAGAAGCAAAACTCGCGAAAATGGGCGCGGATGGCCCAGAAGTGGTGGATTTGAATGCCCTTGGCGCTGGCAAAAAACTGGCGATCTTCGCCCTGCCAGGTGCCTTTACAGGCACATGCTCCACAGCGCACGTTCCTTCCTTCATCCGCACCATTGACCAGTTCAAAGCCAAAGGCGTGGACGAAGTCATCTGTGTGTCCGTCAACGACGTCTTCGTGATGCAGGAATGGGGCAACCAGACAGGCGCAACCGAGGCAGGCATCCACATGCTCGCGGACGGCGACGGCTCCTTCACCAAGGCAATGGGCCGCGATTTCTCTGCGCCACCTGTGGGCCTGATCGACCGCTCCAAACGCTATGCGATGATCGTGGATGACGGCAAAATCACCGCCCTGCAAGAAGAAGAAAATCCAGGTGTGTGTGATGTTTCAGGCGGCGAAGCCCTTCTCGAAGCGGTCTAA
- a CDS encoding RraA family protein, which produces MTPSLMKLLRSVDTPTVCNAIEVAQGKRGFNDFTRGTMQCSDVSQAVVGYARTAKIAAVEPPTEPADVIKARRMQYYRHMAEGGDGCVAVVEDLDYPHAIGAYWGEINTTVHKGFGMAGALTNGVMRDLGDLPKGFPVVAGSIGPSHGFVHVREIGTPVQIFGMTVNDGDLVHADRHGALVIPNDIVDVLEAAILKLLETEKVVLEPARADGFDFEAFEKAWAAFEASRT; this is translated from the coding sequence ATGACGCCGAGTTTGATGAAGCTGTTACGCTCGGTTGATACGCCGACGGTTTGTAACGCGATTGAGGTAGCGCAGGGTAAGCGTGGGTTTAATGATTTCACGCGCGGGACCATGCAGTGTTCAGACGTCAGCCAAGCCGTTGTTGGATATGCGCGGACGGCGAAGATTGCTGCGGTGGAGCCGCCTACCGAGCCTGCGGATGTGATCAAAGCGCGGCGGATGCAGTATTATCGGCATATGGCCGAAGGCGGGGATGGCTGTGTCGCGGTGGTTGAGGATCTGGATTATCCGCACGCGATTGGGGCCTATTGGGGCGAAATCAACACGACCGTTCACAAAGGGTTTGGCATGGCGGGTGCGCTGACCAATGGTGTGATGCGCGATCTAGGCGATTTACCAAAGGGTTTTCCTGTTGTGGCGGGCTCCATCGGGCCGAGCCACGGGTTTGTGCATGTGCGCGAAATTGGCACGCCGGTGCAGATTTTTGGGATGACGGTGAATGACGGCGATCTGGTGCATGCGGATCGGCATGGGGCGCTGGTGATCCCAAATGATATCGTAGATGTGCTGGAAGCAGCAATTTTGAAGTTGCTGGAAACCGAGAAGGTTGTGCTGGAGCCAGCGCGCGCGGATGGGTTTGATTTCGAGGCGTTTGAAAAGGCCTGGGCGGCGTTTGAGGCGTCACGGACCTGA
- a CDS encoding Hsp70 family protein, translating into MQTSSNTLGIDFGTSNSAAGICVNGQPFIIELEAGEQTLPTSVFFDFDTRKTTFGTPANRALINGSDGRYMRSLKSVLGTSLMHEPRRMMGETLTFVDIIARFLKSVKQRAEATCHTDFPYALSGRPVHFHSNDAERDVQALRDLRDCYERAGFLDVVFLNEPEAAALAAGPLPDNSTNLIVDIGGGTSDFTVFRTNGADTEIIASYGVRIGGTNFDKSISFDHVMPLMGRGTQIRKELGTELLNAPNAIYQDLATWEKIPFLYTADMRRNVDQLIRVGVDPTLFERLKTILTDELGHDLAFTIERAKIAANKADRDAVPIDLGLIERNLSAMLSGANLAASLSAHATEIGETAMETLRMANVTAEHIDTIIFVGGSSLMSAVQTEITARFPNAAQKHQAAFTGIVEGLALATAKTA; encoded by the coding sequence ATGCAAACCTCATCCAACACCCTTGGCATTGATTTCGGCACTTCAAACTCTGCCGCTGGCATCTGCGTAAACGGTCAACCGTTCATCATCGAACTGGAAGCAGGCGAACAAACCTTGCCCACGTCCGTTTTCTTCGATTTCGACACACGCAAAACCACCTTTGGCACACCCGCCAACCGCGCCCTGATCAACGGCAGCGATGGGCGCTATATGCGTTCCTTGAAATCAGTACTTGGCACATCGCTTATGCACGAACCGCGCCGCATGATGGGCGAAACCCTCACGTTCGTGGATATCATCGCAAGGTTCCTCAAATCTGTGAAACAGCGGGCCGAAGCCACCTGCCACACCGATTTTCCCTATGCGCTTTCAGGCCGCCCGGTACATTTTCATTCGAACGACGCGGAACGTGATGTGCAGGCGCTGCGCGATTTGCGTGACTGTTATGAACGGGCAGGCTTTCTCGATGTGGTTTTCCTGAACGAGCCAGAGGCCGCCGCCCTCGCTGCGGGTCCATTGCCTGACAACAGCACCAACCTCATCGTCGATATCGGCGGTGGTACGTCCGACTTTACCGTGTTCCGCACCAACGGCGCAGACACGGAGATCATCGCCTCTTACGGTGTGCGTATTGGCGGCACGAACTTTGACAAATCCATCAGCTTTGATCACGTCATGCCGCTCATGGGCCGTGGCACGCAAATCCGCAAGGAACTCGGAACCGAGCTGCTGAACGCCCCCAACGCCATCTATCAAGACCTCGCCACATGGGAAAAAATTCCCTTCCTCTATACCGCTGATATGCGCCGCAATGTGGATCAACTGATCCGCGTTGGTGTTGATCCTACCCTGTTCGAACGGCTCAAAACCATCCTCACAGATGAACTTGGCCACGACCTCGCCTTCACAATCGAACGGGCCAAAATCGCCGCGAACAAAGCAGACCGCGATGCTGTTCCCATCGACCTCGGCCTAATCGAACGCAATCTCTCCGCCATGCTCAGCGGTGCAAACCTCGCCGCCTCGCTCAGCGCGCACGCCACCGAAATTGGCGAAACGGCGATGGAAACCCTGCGCATGGCGAATGTGACAGCTGAACACATCGACACCATCATCTTCGTGGGCGGTTCTTCCCTCATGTCCGCTGTCCAAACCGAAATCACCGCGCGGTTCCCAAACGCCGCGCAAAAACACCAAGCCGCCTTTACTGGCATCGTCGAAGGCCTCGCGCTGGCCACCGCCAAAACCGCTTGA
- a CDS encoding RidA family protein — protein MAGTYETRLNEMGYTVPDAPAPAANYVPYVIVGDMVYVSGQIAKGEEGLILGTLGDDMDVAGGQEAARVCALNLIAQLKAACGGDLDRVKQVVKLGGFVNSTADFTDHPAVINGASDFVGEVFGAAGAHARAAVGCSSLPFGVAVEVEGIFQIS, from the coding sequence ATGGCTGGAACCTATGAAACGCGGCTCAATGAAATGGGGTACACGGTGCCGGATGCGCCTGCGCCTGCGGCGAATTACGTGCCTTATGTGATTGTTGGGGACATGGTTTACGTGTCTGGCCAAATCGCAAAAGGCGAAGAGGGTTTGATCCTTGGCACGCTTGGCGATGATATGGATGTGGCTGGTGGACAAGAGGCGGCGCGGGTTTGCGCGTTGAACCTGATTGCACAGCTTAAGGCCGCCTGTGGTGGGGATTTGGATCGGGTGAAGCAGGTGGTGAAGTTGGGTGGCTTTGTGAATTCCACCGCAGATTTCACGGATCATCCTGCAGTCATCAACGGCGCATCTGATTTCGTTGGCGAGGTGTTTGGCGCGGCGGGTGCGCATGCGCGCGCTGCTGTTGGTTGTTCATCCTTGCCGTTTGGCGTTGCCGTTGAAGTCGAAGGCATTTTCCAAATTTCGTGA
- a CDS encoding FAD-dependent oxidoreductase has translation MGHVVVIGAGQAGSSCVAKLRNSGFEGEITLIGAETAPPYQRPPLSKGYLLGEMTLERMYLRPESFYSENNIELMLGAEVTGVDARAKTITVGGRELAYDDLVLTTGSSPRRLPSAIGGDLGGVYTVRTLNDVEAMEPEFADGKRVLIIGGGYIGLEAAAVAAKKGVTVTLVEMADRILQRVAAPETSDFFRALHKAHGVEVLEGVGLNRLIGEERVSGAVLSDGRELDVDFAIVGVGIVPEIGLAEMAGCTIDNGISTDAQGRTSVDGIWSAGDCASFPYRGGRIRLESVPNAIDQAEVVAENIMGAGKEYVAKPWFWSDQYDVKLQIAGLNAGYDAVVTRPGDKDGDASFWYYKGDELLAVDAANEPRAYMVGKRLIEAGKSPDKAAVADPAVALKTLL, from the coding sequence ATGGGTCATGTGGTTGTTATAGGTGCGGGACAAGCAGGCAGTTCTTGTGTCGCAAAATTGCGCAATTCGGGATTTGAGGGCGAGATTACCCTGATTGGGGCTGAAACTGCGCCGCCCTATCAACGCCCGCCGTTGTCCAAAGGGTATTTGCTGGGGGAGATGACGTTAGAGCGGATGTATCTGCGGCCAGAGAGTTTCTATTCTGAAAACAACATTGAGTTGATGCTTGGGGCCGAAGTGACGGGTGTGGATGCACGTGCCAAGACCATTACCGTTGGTGGGCGCGAACTGGCCTATGACGATTTGGTTTTAACCACAGGGTCTTCGCCGCGCCGATTGCCAAGCGCCATTGGGGGCGATTTGGGTGGGGTTTATACCGTGCGCACGCTGAACGATGTGGAGGCGATGGAGCCAGAGTTTGCGGACGGCAAGCGCGTGCTGATTATTGGCGGTGGCTACATCGGATTGGAAGCGGCCGCGGTTGCAGCCAAAAAAGGTGTGACTGTGACGTTGGTGGAAATGGCAGATCGGATTTTGCAGCGGGTGGCGGCCCCTGAAACATCCGATTTCTTTCGCGCGCTACACAAGGCACATGGGGTTGAAGTGCTGGAAGGCGTTGGCCTCAATCGGTTGATTGGAGAGGAACGTGTGTCAGGCGCGGTGCTGTCTGATGGGCGTGAACTGGATGTGGATTTCGCAATTGTTGGCGTGGGGATCGTCCCTGAGATTGGGTTGGCCGAAATGGCAGGTTGCACCATCGACAATGGGATTTCGACAGATGCGCAGGGGCGCACGTCTGTTGATGGGATTTGGTCCGCCGGGGACTGTGCATCGTTCCCGTATCGCGGCGGGCGTATTCGGTTGGAGAGTGTTCCGAACGCGATTGACCAAGCAGAAGTGGTGGCAGAGAACATCATGGGTGCGGGCAAGGAATATGTGGCCAAGCCGTGGTTCTGGTCAGATCAGTATGATGTGAAATTGCAGATTGCAGGGTTGAATGCTGGGTATGATGCGGTCGTGACGCGGCCAGGTGACAAGGATGGCGATGCGTCGTTTTGGTATTACAAGGGCGATGAATTGTTGGCGGTGGATGCGGCAAATGAACCCCGTGCCTATATGGTGGGCAAGCGGTTGATTGAAGCGGGTAAATCGCCAGATAAGGCGGCGGTGGCCGATCCTGCGGTTGCATTAAAGACGTTGCTGTAA
- a CDS encoding HlyD family type I secretion periplasmic adaptor subunit, giving the protein MSQQTAPQSKAPERVRWSAKKPMVFGMLAVVLLFSVLGVWGNFATISGAIISSGMIQVESLRQVVQHPQGGVVGTIDVKEGDRVQAGQVLIRFDDTLLRSQLTTVDNQLKEIIARRARLEAERDDADSLIFAPELVEAAKTDVATRQLMQGQTRLFEARRETLRQQIKQLTERKQQIRLQIRGVKAQLASSSVQVELIGKELKDQQGLLEKGLAQASRVLSLQREAARLNGTIGELESSAARGEAQIIETDIQILQLSGTRREEAITTLRDLTYTEIEMVERKLSLEETLARMDVRAPMSGVVHGLTVHALRSVVRPADPILYVVPTDSPLVISSRIEAIHVDQVHVGQDASLRFSTFDQRTTPEIFGKVVKVSADVFQDEVSGISYYSAEIEPNEGEMERLGDVELLPGMPVEAFIKTADRSPLSYLTKPFTDYFNRAFRES; this is encoded by the coding sequence ATGAGCCAGCAGACCGCCCCACAGTCCAAAGCCCCTGAGCGGGTTCGTTGGTCTGCCAAAAAACCGATGGTGTTTGGCATGCTTGCGGTTGTTTTGTTGTTCAGCGTGCTGGGCGTTTGGGGCAATTTCGCCACCATTTCAGGCGCGATTATTTCCAGCGGCATGATCCAAGTCGAAAGCCTGCGCCAAGTGGTACAGCACCCCCAAGGCGGGGTGGTTGGCACAATCGACGTGAAAGAAGGCGACCGTGTTCAGGCGGGGCAGGTGCTGATCCGTTTTGACGATACGCTGTTGCGATCTCAGTTAACGACCGTTGACAACCAACTGAAAGAAATCATCGCACGGCGTGCGCGACTTGAGGCGGAGCGAGACGATGCGGATAGCCTAATTTTTGCGCCAGAGCTGGTCGAAGCGGCGAAAACCGATGTGGCCACACGGCAGTTGATGCAAGGCCAGACGCGGTTGTTCGAAGCGCGGCGCGAAACACTGCGCCAACAGATCAAACAGCTGACAGAACGCAAACAGCAAATTCGCCTGCAAATCCGTGGTGTGAAGGCACAGCTGGCGTCTTCCTCTGTGCAGGTGGAATTGATTGGCAAAGAGTTAAAGGATCAGCAGGGATTGCTGGAAAAAGGATTGGCGCAGGCCAGTCGGGTGTTGTCGTTGCAACGCGAAGCGGCGCGGTTGAACGGAACCATCGGCGAATTGGAAAGTTCGGCTGCGCGCGGTGAAGCCCAGATCATTGAAACGGACATTCAAATCCTGCAATTGAGCGGCACGCGCCGCGAAGAAGCGATCACCACACTGCGCGATCTGACCTATACTGAAATAGAAATGGTGGAGCGGAAACTTTCATTGGAAGAAACGCTGGCACGGATGGATGTGCGCGCGCCGATGTCAGGTGTGGTGCATGGTTTGACGGTGCATGCACTGCGATCTGTGGTGCGTCCTGCCGATCCGATTCTGTATGTGGTTCCAACCGATAGCCCGTTGGTGATCAGCAGCCGCATTGAGGCCATCCATGTGGATCAAGTGCATGTGGGCCAAGATGCGAGCCTGCGGTTTTCCACATTTGATCAGCGTACAACCCCCGAAATTTTTGGCAAAGTGGTGAAGGTTTCAGCGGATGTGTTTCAGGATGAAGTGTCTGGCATTTCCTATTATTCCGCAGAAATTGAACCCAACGAAGGCGAAATGGAGCGGTTGGGCGATGTGGAATTGCTGCCTGGGATGCCCGTTGAAGCCTTTATCAAAACGGCAGACCGATCGCCCCTGAGTTATCTGACGAAACCGTTCACGGATTACTTTAACCGCGCGTTCCGCGAGAGTTAG
- a CDS encoding 4a-hydroxytetrahydrobiopterin dehydratase — protein MKVEKLSDRSVLDPLIESGWILQEGRDAIRKEFKFKNFVDAFGFMTRAAFWSEKWNHHPEWSNVYNRVDVVLITHDVDGLSELDVKLAKKMDALAS, from the coding sequence ATGAAGGTCGAGAAGCTGAGTGATCGCAGTGTGTTGGACCCATTGATCGAGAGCGGGTGGATTTTGCAAGAGGGGCGTGATGCGATCCGCAAGGAATTCAAGTTCAAGAATTTTGTAGATGCCTTTGGGTTTATGACCCGCGCGGCTTTTTGGTCAGAGAAATGGAACCACCATCCTGAGTGGTCCAATGTTTACAACCGCGTCGATGTGGTGTTGATCACCCATGACGTAGATGGATTGTCCGAATTGGACGTGAAACTGGCAAAGAAAATGGACGCGTTGGCGTCCTAA
- a CDS encoding GNAT family N-acetyltransferase — protein sequence MTDDAQIEVTVIGGLHQIEAAEWDRCACPETGSGRPIDPFTTYRFLKALEDSGSVGVGTGWEPRHVLARRDGQLIGVMPCYAKNHSQGEYIFDFNWAHAYENAGGAYYPKLQAAVPFTPATGRRFLTAEGCDDVGMSALIQGAVQLAAQNELSSIHATFCTEAEAIAGAQMGLLHRTGQQFHWYNDGYADFDGFLGALSSRKRKAIRKERRVAQGFGGVIHQFTGDQIQPEHWDAFWQFYQDTGMRKWGQPYLSREFFDIAQAELRDDILLIMCERDGHWVAGAMNLIGRDTLYGRYWGCQEDHPCLHFEVCYYQAIDYAIANGMARVEAGAQGQHKLARGYLPTPVHSLHWIADPGFRDAVARFVTAEREAVDQDIEVLTEYGPFRKNGGEDEGREAE from the coding sequence ATGACGGATGATGCGCAAATCGAAGTGACAGTGATTGGCGGCCTTCATCAGATTGAGGCGGCGGAGTGGGATCGGTGTGCCTGCCCTGAAACGGGCTCGGGCCGCCCGATTGACCCATTCACCACCTATCGGTTTTTGAAAGCGTTGGAAGACAGTGGATCGGTTGGGGTCGGCACGGGCTGGGAACCGCGCCATGTGTTGGCGCGCCGCGATGGACAACTGATCGGCGTGATGCCGTGCTATGCCAAAAACCATTCGCAAGGTGAGTATATTTTCGATTTCAACTGGGCCCATGCCTATGAAAATGCAGGTGGGGCCTATTACCCGAAATTACAGGCGGCGGTTCCGTTTACGCCCGCCACGGGGCGGCGGTTTTTGACAGCCGAGGGCTGCGATGATGTGGGCATGTCGGCGCTAATTCAAGGTGCGGTGCAATTGGCGGCGCAAAATGAATTGTCGTCGATCCATGCCACGTTCTGCACCGAAGCCGAAGCAATTGCAGGGGCACAGATGGGATTGTTGCATCGCACAGGACAGCAGTTTCATTGGTACAATGATGGGTATGCGGATTTTGATGGGTTTTTGGGCGCGTTGTCGTCGCGCAAGCGCAAAGCGATCCGCAAAGAACGGCGCGTGGCGCAGGGGTTTGGTGGCGTGATCCATCAATTTACGGGGGATCAAATTCAGCCAGAACATTGGGACGCGTTTTGGCAGTTTTACCAAGACACAGGTATGCGAAAGTGGGGGCAGCCGTATCTGAGTCGTGAATTTTTTGACATTGCGCAGGCAGAATTGCGTGACGACATTCTGCTTATCATGTGCGAACGTGATGGGCATTGGGTGGCGGGTGCGATGAATTTGATCGGGCGTGACACGCTTTATGGGCGGTATTGGGGATGCCAAGAAGATCACCCATGTTTGCATTTCGAGGTCTGCTATTATCAAGCTATAGACTATGCGATTGCCAATGGGATGGCGCGCGTAGAAGCAGGTGCGCAAGGGCAGCACAAACTGGCGCGAGGGTATTTGCCAACGCCTGTGCATTCCCTGCATTGGATTGCCGATCCAGGATTTCGCGATGCAGTGGCACGGTTTGTCACCGCTGAACGCGAGGCGGTGGATCAAGACATAGAGGTGCTGACGGAGTATGGTCCGTTTCGCAAAAATGGAGGCGAGGATGAAGGTCGAGAAGCTGAGTGA